The Halobacteriovoraceae bacterium genome includes a region encoding these proteins:
- a CDS encoding response regulator: MKKINLPKTTIPTLSTIILLLVYGFFIKHILIKTKENLAQSLQTVLNTTKQAMDSWATGEKQVTQYWSTQKEIQNFAVELLEIEKMNSKNNKSLKYKLVESNAQKKTRELMLPFIKSKGHNGYFIISPSFVNLASSRDTNIGEINPLKYKKKLIKKVLKGETVFSHPMKNDLSESNAKDRTMFTLAPIKNDSGEVIAIFTLRIHPDSDYTMLLERGRMGETGETYSFDENGLMLSRTRFIDQLRDIGLIDEKSKTTISTISIRDPGKKLGKNTRSQLVDQTNMKPTLMVQNAILKKSGINLEGYRDYRGVKVIGAWTWENPLNIGITTEIDHAEAYDIFYTTLVGSTIFCLISIIVIWIINMVLNSRQKIENEIREVEISNEMKSKFLATMSHEIRTPMNGIIGMLGIIRETNLTVEQKEILNTIKISSDKLLSILNDILDFSKIHSGKMTFEMITFNTYDILKNSINLFKTEAMKKKIILSQEVDSNLPSYLKGDYVRIQQIINNLISNALKFTTRGSVKVKFLCKTKNKNKCDLIIEVIDTGCGIPEEKVKNLFTPFTQADESINRKYGGTGLGLAIINELVHLMKGEVKVVSELGTGTTFTVCLPLDISPEDHMMKQPDEKVVYDINFGRNIKHKILVVEDNEINQILLKKMLFKLGLTCDIANNGKEALQIIKDTKIPYTLIFMDLQMPEIDGFETTRRILAMFNENAPQIVALTANAFVSDINKCKEVGLSAFISKPIDVNKLKEVLAA, translated from the coding sequence GTGAAAAAAATAAATCTACCAAAAACAACTATCCCGACTCTGTCGACGATCATTCTTTTGCTCGTTTATGGTTTTTTTATAAAACACATATTAATTAAAACAAAAGAAAATTTAGCACAATCATTACAAACTGTACTTAATACAACAAAGCAAGCAATGGACTCCTGGGCCACGGGTGAAAAACAGGTCACTCAATACTGGTCCACACAAAAAGAAATTCAAAATTTTGCAGTAGAGTTATTAGAGATTGAAAAAATGAATTCAAAGAATAATAAGTCCTTAAAATATAAACTGGTTGAAAGCAATGCTCAAAAGAAAACAAGGGAATTGATGCTGCCTTTTATTAAATCCAAAGGCCATAACGGCTATTTCATTATTTCACCAAGTTTTGTTAATTTAGCTTCCTCTCGAGATACAAATATCGGGGAAATCAACCCACTGAAATACAAAAAAAAATTAATTAAAAAAGTATTAAAGGGAGAGACTGTTTTTTCACATCCTATGAAAAATGATCTTTCTGAAAGTAATGCAAAAGATAGAACAATGTTTACCCTTGCTCCAATAAAAAATGATTCGGGTGAAGTTATTGCAATTTTTACCCTGAGAATTCATCCAGATTCAGATTATACAATGTTATTAGAAAGAGGGCGGATGGGAGAGACAGGAGAGACTTATTCATTTGATGAAAATGGACTTATGTTAAGTAGAACAAGATTTATTGATCAACTTAGAGATATAGGTTTAATAGATGAAAAAAGTAAAACAACTATTTCAACGATCTCTATACGTGACCCAGGGAAAAAATTAGGCAAGAATACCAGATCTCAACTCGTTGATCAGACGAATATGAAACCAACTTTAATGGTTCAAAATGCAATTTTAAAAAAATCAGGAATAAATTTAGAAGGATATAGGGATTATCGAGGGGTAAAGGTTATTGGGGCATGGACTTGGGAGAATCCTCTTAATATTGGAATTACAACAGAAATAGATCATGCAGAAGCATATGATATCTTTTACACGACATTAGTTGGTTCAACAATTTTCTGTCTTATTTCAATAATTGTCATTTGGATTATTAATATGGTTCTTAATTCAAGACAAAAAATTGAAAATGAAATTAGAGAAGTTGAAATTTCAAATGAGATGAAGTCGAAGTTTCTAGCGACAATGAGTCATGAAATCCGTACTCCTATGAATGGTATAATAGGTATGCTTGGAATTATAAGAGAAACCAATTTAACTGTTGAACAAAAAGAAATTTTAAACACAATAAAGATAAGTAGTGATAAATTATTGTCTATTTTGAATGATATTTTAGATTTTAGTAAGATTCATTCAGGTAAAATGACGTTTGAAATGATAACTTTCAATACTTATGATATTCTTAAAAACTCAATTAATCTTTTTAAAACAGAAGCGATGAAGAAAAAAATAATTCTATCCCAAGAAGTAGACTCAAATCTTCCTTCCTATTTGAAGGGAGACTACGTAAGAATTCAACAAATCATCAATAACTTAATCTCAAATGCTTTAAAGTTCACAACGAGAGGTTCTGTTAAGGTTAAATTTTTATGTAAAACTAAAAACAAAAATAAATGCGATTTAATAATTGAAGTGATAGATACTGGTTGCGGTATACCTGAGGAAAAAGTTAAAAATCTATTTACTCCTTTTACCCAAGCAGATGAGTCGATAAACCGAAAATATGGAGGTACAGGTTTAGGACTTGCAATTATCAATGAACTTGTTCACTTGATGAAGGGAGAAGTAAAAGTTGTCAGTGAGCTTGGCACAGGAACAACGTTTACAGTTTGTCTACCGTTAGACATCAGTCCCGAAGATCATATGATGAAACAACCAGATGAAAAGGTAGTCTATGATATTAATTTTGGAAGAAATATCAAACATAAAATACTTGTGGTTGAAGATAATGAAATTAATCAAATTCTTCTGAAAAAAATGTTATTTAAATTAGGTCTAACATGCGATATTGCCAACAATGGTAAAGAAGCGTTACAAATAATCAAAGATACAAAAATTCCCTATACTCTAATTTTTATGGATTTACAGATGCCAGAAATAGATGGTTTTGAAACTACAAGAAGAATATTAGCAATGTTTAATGAAAATGCTCCTCAAATTGTTGCTCTAACTGCAAATGCTTTCGTATCTGATATTAATAAATGTAAAGAAGTGGGATTGAGTGCATTTATCAGTAAGCCAATTGATGTCAATAAATTAAAGGAAGTATTAGCAGCGTAA
- the nqrM gene encoding (Na+)-NQR maturation NqrM has translation MKIFILTLGVFILTIIAMALGVIFSNRNLKGSCGGLGKIMGEDCMFCEKKEECDKNKWYKRGEKAPEETKSLLDFVE, from the coding sequence ATGAAGATATTTATATTAACTCTTGGCGTATTTATATTAACAATCATTGCAATGGCATTAGGAGTGATTTTCAGTAATCGCAATCTGAAGGGCTCTTGTGGAGGGCTTGGCAAAATCATGGGGGAGGACTGCATGTTTTGTGAAAAAAAAGAAGAATGCGACAAAAATAAATGGTACAAACGTGGTGAAAAGGCCCCTGAAGAAACAAAAAGTTTATTAGATTTTGTAGAGTAA
- a CDS encoding FAD:protein FMN transferase — protein sequence MKNWAFGLALISVLSCNNTDLIHLKGRTMGTTYNIKFKKSDKSTREIQDAIDQKLADINNVMSTYIENSELSRINQSLPSQRLSISSELFAVLQMSKTIFEKSDGAFDITVGPLVNLWGFGPQKKIGAPSDKEVLETLKYVGMNKLEINENFLIKNHPKLYIDLSAIAKGYGVDQVANVLHKQFDINDFMIEIGGEMSLRGFNNNRKWKIAIEKPSTINRDLQRILEISDIAIATSGSYRNFFKYKDKTYSHTINPHSGYPVKHKLVSVTVLDTHSCMKADAWATALSVLGPDQGFELATKLGIAAYFLYESAGQIVSSQTPAFSNAIQ from the coding sequence ATGAAAAATTGGGCCTTTGGCCTAGCTTTAATATCCGTTTTAAGTTGCAATAATACAGATTTAATTCATTTGAAAGGTCGTACCATGGGTACGACCTATAATATAAAGTTTAAAAAATCTGATAAATCAACTCGAGAAATTCAAGATGCAATTGATCAAAAGTTAGCAGACATAAATAATGTCATGTCCACTTATATTGAAAATTCTGAACTTTCCCGCATCAATCAGAGTCTACCTTCTCAAAGATTATCAATTTCTTCAGAGCTCTTTGCTGTCTTGCAAATGTCCAAAACGATATTTGAAAAAAGTGATGGGGCCTTTGATATTACAGTTGGGCCTTTAGTTAATTTATGGGGTTTTGGCCCGCAAAAAAAAATCGGGGCACCAAGTGATAAAGAAGTTTTGGAGACATTAAAATATGTGGGGATGAATAAACTTGAAATAAATGAAAATTTTTTGATAAAAAATCATCCCAAACTTTACATCGACCTCTCGGCCATTGCTAAGGGATATGGGGTTGATCAAGTTGCTAATGTCTTGCATAAGCAATTTGATATAAATGATTTTATGATTGAAATAGGTGGTGAAATGTCACTGCGAGGATTTAATAATAATCGTAAGTGGAAAATTGCTATTGAAAAACCAAGTACAATAAATAGGGATCTTCAACGAATTTTAGAAATAAGTGATATCGCGATTGCAACATCTGGAAGCTATAGAAATTTTTTTAAGTATAAAGATAAAACTTATTCACATACTATTAATCCCCATAGTGGATATCCTGTTAAACATAAACTAGTTAGCGTCACAGTTTTGGATACTCATTCGTGTATGAAGGCCGATGCTTGGGCAACGGCACTTAGTGTGTTAGGTCCTGATCAAGGTTTTGAACTGGCAACGAAACTAGGAATTGCGGCCTACTTTCTCTATGAAAGTGCTGGTCAAATTGTGTCTTCGCAAACTCCCGCATTTTCAAACGCTATCCAATGA
- a CDS encoding NADH:ubiquinone reductase (Na(+)-transporting) subunit F, whose translation MNEILLGVGMFTAIILALVAIILIAKSKLVPSGNVKLVINGEKTVEVPCGGKLLNVLADQKLFVSSACGGGGTCGQCKVKVHEGGGEILQTELSHISKREAKKGERLSCQVTVKQDMKVEVEESVFGVRKWQCKVRSNNNVATFIKELVLELPAGESVPFRAGGYIQIERPAGLSIDYKNFDVAQEYREDWDKFNIWQYKSKVDEETIRAYSMANYPEERGIIMLNVRIASPPPRLPNVEPGKMSSFIFNLKPGDEVTISGPFGEFFARETEKEMIFVGGGAGMAPMRSHIFDQLKRLKTKRKMSFWYGARSVREMFYVEDFDSLQNENENFKWHCALSDALPEDNWTGYKGFIHQVLFDEYLKNHPSPEDCEYYLCGPPIMNKCVIDMLISLGVEREDIMLDDFGG comes from the coding sequence ATGAATGAAATTTTACTCGGTGTTGGTATGTTTACGGCCATTATATTGGCCCTTGTTGCCATCATCTTGATTGCCAAAAGCAAACTTGTTCCAAGCGGAAATGTAAAACTTGTTATTAATGGTGAAAAAACAGTAGAAGTGCCCTGTGGAGGGAAACTTTTAAATGTTTTGGCCGATCAAAAACTTTTTGTTTCCTCTGCCTGTGGTGGTGGTGGAACTTGTGGCCAGTGCAAAGTTAAAGTCCATGAAGGTGGTGGTGAAATTTTGCAAACTGAACTTTCACATATCTCAAAAAGAGAAGCAAAAAAAGGCGAAAGGCTTTCATGCCAAGTAACAGTAAAGCAAGATATGAAAGTCGAAGTTGAAGAATCTGTTTTTGGTGTCAGAAAATGGCAGTGTAAAGTTCGCTCAAACAATAACGTTGCTACCTTTATTAAAGAACTTGTCTTAGAATTACCTGCCGGAGAAAGCGTTCCTTTCAGGGCCGGAGGCTATATTCAAATCGAAAGACCTGCAGGTCTATCAATTGATTACAAAAATTTTGATGTTGCACAAGAATATCGAGAAGATTGGGACAAATTTAATATTTGGCAATACAAATCTAAAGTGGATGAGGAAACCATTAGGGCCTATTCAATGGCAAATTATCCAGAAGAAAGAGGAATCATTATGCTAAACGTGCGTATTGCTTCTCCTCCACCTCGATTGCCCAACGTTGAACCTGGGAAAATGTCTTCTTTTATTTTTAATCTGAAACCAGGTGATGAAGTTACGATTTCAGGGCCATTTGGAGAGTTCTTTGCTAGGGAAACAGAAAAAGAAATGATCTTTGTTGGAGGTGGAGCAGGTATGGCCCCAATGAGATCGCACATATTTGATCAACTAAAAAGATTAAAGACTAAACGAAAGATGAGCTTTTGGTATGGTGCACGTTCAGTTCGTGAAATGTTCTACGTCGAAGATTTTGATTCCCTTCAAAATGAAAATGAAAATTTCAAATGGCATTGTGCTTTATCAGATGCACTGCCTGAAGATAATTGGACAGGTTATAAAGGATTTATACATCAAGTTCTCTTTGATGAATATTTGAAGAATCATCCAAGCCCAGAAGATTGTGAGTACTATCTTTGTGGACCTCCTATTATGAATAAATGTGTAATTGATATGCTCATTTCTTTAGGGGTAGAAAGAGAAGATATTATGCTAGACGACTTCGGCGGTTAA
- the nqrE gene encoding NADH:ubiquinone reductase (Na(+)-transporting) subunit E: MEHYLSLFIKSVFIENMALGFFLGMCTFLAVSKKVSTSIGLGIAVIFVQVITVPANNLIYNYFLKANALKWAGLEGIDLSFLGLISYIAVIAAIVQILEMGLDRFFPPLYNALGIFLPLITVNCAILGASLFMVERDYTFGESVVFGLGSGFGWALAIMALAGVREKLKYSDVPAGLRGLGITFITVGLMAIGFLAFSGIQL, from the coding sequence ATGGAACATTATTTAAGCTTATTTATTAAATCAGTATTTATAGAAAACATGGCACTCGGCTTTTTCCTCGGGATGTGCACCTTCTTAGCAGTTTCTAAAAAGGTAAGTACATCAATTGGCCTTGGGATTGCTGTTATTTTTGTACAGGTCATTACAGTACCAGCAAATAACTTAATCTATAACTATTTCCTTAAGGCAAATGCTCTAAAGTGGGCCGGTCTTGAGGGAATTGATCTCTCATTTCTAGGACTCATATCTTATATTGCTGTTATTGCTGCAATTGTGCAAATTTTAGAAATGGGACTAGATCGATTTTTTCCTCCTCTCTACAACGCTCTTGGAATTTTTCTTCCTTTGATTACTGTAAATTGCGCAATCTTAGGGGCTTCACTTTTCATGGTTGAAAGAGATTATACTTTTGGAGAGAGTGTCGTCTTTGGTCTTGGTTCTGGTTTTGGATGGGCCCTTGCAATTATGGCCTTGGCCGGAGTGAGAGAAAAATTAAAATATTCTGATGTTCCTGCTGGACTTCGCGGTTTAGGCATAACCTTCATTACTGTTGGACTTATGGCCATCGGATTTTTAGCTTTTTCAGGAATACAACTATAA
- a CDS encoding NADH:ubiquinone reductase (Na(+)-transporting) subunit D produces MSQLKKVVFEPLFNNNPIALQILGICSALAVTTKLEAVLVMSLAVTMVTALSSMFVSIIRNHIPSSIRIIVQMTVIASLVIVTDQILRAFIYDVAKSMSVYIGLIITNCIVMGRAEAYAMKNGPIMSFFDGIGNGLGYSFVLLFVGFFRELLGSGKILGFEIMPLTNNGGWYQPNGLMLLSPSAFFLIGLFIWALRTWRKDQVESEN; encoded by the coding sequence ATGAGTCAGTTAAAAAAAGTTGTTTTTGAGCCCCTCTTTAACAATAATCCCATTGCTTTACAAATTCTGGGAATTTGTTCAGCCTTGGCCGTTACAACAAAATTAGAAGCGGTTCTTGTCATGTCGTTGGCCGTTACAATGGTAACAGCACTTTCAAGTATGTTTGTTAGTATCATTAGAAACCACATACCTTCTAGTATTAGAATTATCGTCCAAATGACAGTTATTGCTTCTCTCGTTATCGTGACGGATCAAATCCTTCGAGCATTTATCTATGATGTTGCAAAAAGTATGTCTGTGTACATTGGTCTCATCATTACAAACTGTATTGTTATGGGACGAGCTGAGGCCTACGCTATGAAAAATGGCCCCATCATGAGCTTTTTTGATGGTATTGGAAATGGGCTAGGGTATAGTTTTGTACTATTATTTGTAGGATTTTTTAGAGAACTCTTAGGAAGCGGAAAAATCTTAGGTTTTGAAATTATGCCACTAACTAATAATGGCGGTTGGTATCAACCAAATGGTCTCATGCTTTTATCACCAAGTGCTTTTTTTCTGATTGGTCTATTTATTTGGGCATTAAGAACTTGGAGAAAAGATCAAGTAGAGTCGGAGAATTAG
- a CDS encoding Na(+)-translocating NADH-quinone reductase subunit C codes for MPNDSVKKTVIVAAALCIVCSILVSGAAVILKPLQNENKILDVKKNLLMSAGLIQGKTSKEEILEQFKKVKTIVIDLSTGAPAEGIDPETFDQRKAAKDPKMSVQIPGDKDTASIKSRSKFSKVYHVMDGDQIKMIVLPVHGKGLWSTLYGFLALAPDTRTIKGFGFYEHGETPGLGGEVDNPNWKKSWIGKSAINNNNFPAIEIVKGQVDPNSPTANSKVDGLSGATITSRGVQHLLHYWLGEDGFSKYLAYFRANNGGM; via the coding sequence ATGCCCAATGATAGCGTTAAAAAGACAGTCATTGTCGCTGCGGCATTGTGTATTGTCTGTTCAATTTTAGTTTCAGGGGCGGCCGTAATTCTTAAACCCTTACAAAACGAAAATAAAATTTTAGATGTTAAGAAAAATCTTCTGATGTCTGCCGGGCTTATACAGGGAAAAACCAGCAAGGAAGAAATTCTTGAACAATTTAAGAAGGTAAAAACGATTGTGATCGACCTTTCTACGGGAGCTCCTGCAGAAGGTATTGATCCTGAAACTTTTGATCAGAGAAAAGCTGCTAAAGATCCTAAAATGTCCGTACAAATCCCAGGAGACAAAGATACGGCCAGTATTAAATCTAGAAGCAAATTTTCAAAAGTTTATCATGTGATGGATGGAGATCAGATTAAAATGATTGTTCTGCCTGTTCATGGTAAAGGATTGTGGTCTACCCTTTATGGCTTTCTCGCTCTTGCACCTGACACGAGAACAATCAAAGGTTTTGGTTTTTATGAGCATGGAGAAACTCCTGGTCTTGGTGGGGAAGTTGATAATCCAAACTGGAAAAAATCTTGGATTGGAAAATCTGCTATCAATAATAATAATTTTCCTGCGATTGAAATAGTTAAAGGACAAGTTGATCCAAATTCACCGACGGCCAATTCAAAAGTTGATGGCCTCTCTGGTGCAACGATAACAAGTAGAGGTGTTCAACATCTTCTACATTACTGGTTAGGCGAAGATGGTTTTTCCAAATACCTTGCTTATTTTAGAGCAAACAATGGAGGGATGTAG
- a CDS encoding NADH:ubiquinone reductase (Na(+)-transporting) subunit B, with protein MKFIRDFLDGQHANFAKGGKFEKFYAVYEMIDTFLYTPGEVTTGKTHLRDGLDLKRLMTTVAVALTPCILMAMYNTGLQANSIMLKQGISEIAGWRGQIFAALGLTPDPLSIFSCFIHGALYFVPVFLVTNLAGGFWEALFATVRKHEINEGFLVTGLLFPLTLPPTIPLWQVAIGISFGVVFGKEIFGGTGKNFLNPALTARAFLFFAYPAAISGDAVWTAVDGFTGATSLAQAAVGGASAITVTWKDAFLGLIPGSMGETSTLACLFGAFWLVLTGIGSWRIQLSTLLSMCVFAYLLNTIGSTTNAMFSLPAYWHLVLGGFAFGTVFMATDPVSASMTFKGQYFYGALIGFMVILVRVINPAFPEGMMLAILFGNIFAPLIDFFVIQSNIKRREFRNAQ; from the coding sequence ATGAAGTTCATAAGAGATTTCCTTGATGGCCAGCATGCAAATTTCGCCAAAGGCGGTAAATTTGAAAAGTTCTATGCAGTCTATGAAATGATAGATACTTTTCTTTATACTCCAGGTGAGGTTACTACTGGAAAAACGCATCTTCGCGATGGGTTGGATTTAAAACGTTTAATGACAACTGTTGCTGTCGCACTTACACCTTGTATTTTGATGGCCATGTATAATACTGGACTACAGGCCAATTCAATTATGCTGAAACAAGGGATTTCAGAAATTGCAGGATGGAGAGGACAAATTTTTGCGGCCCTTGGGTTAACGCCCGATCCCCTAAGCATTTTTTCTTGCTTTATCCATGGAGCACTTTATTTTGTTCCTGTTTTCCTCGTAACAAACCTTGCTGGTGGATTTTGGGAAGCATTATTTGCGACTGTTAGAAAGCACGAAATAAATGAAGGCTTTCTCGTAACAGGTCTACTTTTCCCTCTCACTCTCCCTCCTACAATTCCATTATGGCAAGTTGCAATTGGAATTAGCTTTGGCGTTGTTTTCGGTAAAGAAATATTTGGCGGAACAGGTAAAAACTTTTTAAACCCTGCACTCACCGCCCGAGCATTTCTCTTTTTTGCCTATCCTGCGGCCATTTCAGGTGATGCCGTTTGGACCGCCGTTGACGGATTTACTGGCGCGACTTCTCTTGCTCAAGCTGCAGTAGGTGGAGCAAGTGCAATAACTGTCACTTGGAAAGATGCTTTTCTAGGATTAATTCCTGGTTCAATGGGAGAAACTTCTACTCTTGCCTGTTTGTTTGGGGCCTTTTGGTTGGTTTTAACTGGAATAGGTTCATGGAGAATTCAACTCTCAACCCTTTTGAGTATGTGTGTATTTGCTTATTTGCTTAATACAATTGGAAGTACGACAAATGCCATGTTCTCACTACCGGCCTATTGGCATCTAGTACTAGGTGGATTTGCTTTTGGGACAGTTTTTATGGCCACAGATCCTGTCAGTGCTTCGATGACATTTAAAGGCCAATATTTTTATGGAGCATTAATTGGTTTCATGGTTATTCTCGTTAGAGTTATTAATCCAGCTTTCCCTGAAGGGATGATGTTGGCCATTCTCTTCGGAAATATCTTTGCTCCATTAATTGATTTCTTCGTTATACAGAGTAACATTAAAAGAAGGGAGTTTAGAAATGCCCAATGA
- a CDS encoding Na(+)-translocating NADH-quinone reductase subunit A, translating to MIKVKKGLDLPLLGFPKMTIENAKPVTKVALLGPDYVGMKPTMNVQVGDEVKIGQVLFEDKKVPGVLFTSPAAGKVLEINRGDKRAFQSIVVEISSDEGAIEFDKHQSLDSIRPEKIRSQLIESGLWTAFRTRPYSKSPGVDTLPNSIFINAMDTNPLAADPEVILRQYNEDFSNGVKILSKIGQKNTFVCVSKKEKLSLNDLKDVKVVEFNGPHPAGNSGTHMHFLDPVSLKKTNWSINYQDVIAVGKLFTTGQLWTERIVAVAGPKAVSPRLLKTRLGAKISEVINGEVKAGDNRIISGSPLNGHLASGPFDYLGRFNNQISILEEGREREFLGWQMPGLDKFSVQRTFVSKLFPGKMFNLTTDRNGSFRAIVPVGSYEKVMPLDILPTQLLRALITNDTDLSQLLGALELDEEDLSLCTFVDPGKIDYGPILRKILTIIEKEG from the coding sequence ATGATTAAAGTAAAGAAAGGTCTGGATTTGCCTCTTCTTGGTTTTCCCAAAATGACTATTGAGAATGCAAAACCCGTAACTAAAGTTGCTCTGCTTGGACCAGATTATGTAGGTATGAAACCTACCATGAATGTTCAAGTTGGAGATGAAGTTAAAATTGGACAAGTGCTGTTTGAGGATAAGAAAGTGCCAGGTGTTCTTTTTACTTCTCCTGCTGCTGGTAAAGTTCTAGAAATAAATCGAGGAGATAAAAGAGCATTTCAGTCTATTGTTGTTGAAATATCATCTGATGAAGGAGCAATAGAATTTGACAAGCACCAGTCCTTAGATTCAATAAGACCCGAAAAAATTAGATCCCAACTCATAGAAAGTGGACTATGGACGGCCTTTAGAACACGGCCATATTCCAAAAGTCCGGGCGTAGATACTTTGCCAAATTCTATTTTTATCAATGCTATGGACACAAACCCATTGGCCGCTGATCCGGAAGTAATTTTAAGACAATATAATGAAGACTTCTCTAACGGAGTAAAAATACTCTCTAAAATAGGTCAGAAAAATACTTTTGTTTGTGTATCAAAAAAAGAAAAACTATCCTTAAACGATTTAAAAGATGTGAAAGTTGTTGAGTTTAATGGACCTCATCCTGCTGGTAATAGTGGAACTCATATGCATTTCTTAGATCCTGTGAGTTTGAAAAAAACCAATTGGTCAATCAATTATCAAGATGTCATTGCTGTTGGAAAACTTTTTACAACAGGTCAGTTGTGGACTGAAAGAATTGTTGCAGTGGCCGGCCCGAAAGCAGTTTCTCCAAGACTGCTTAAGACAAGACTAGGGGCCAAGATTTCAGAAGTTATTAATGGTGAGGTAAAAGCAGGTGACAATAGAATAATTTCTGGATCACCACTTAATGGACATCTTGCTTCAGGCCCTTTTGATTATTTAGGTCGATTTAATAATCAAATTTCTATCCTGGAAGAGGGGAGAGAGAGAGAATTTCTTGGTTGGCAAATGCCTGGTTTAGATAAATTCTCTGTTCAAAGAACATTTGTCTCGAAATTATTTCCTGGAAAAATGTTCAATCTTACCACTGATCGTAATGGCTCTTTTAGAGCAATCGTTCCTGTAGGGTCATATGAAAAAGTCATGCCTCTAGATATTCTTCCAACTCAACTTCTTAGAGCTCTTATAACAAATGATACTGATCTTTCACAGTTGTTGGGTGCTTTGGAGTTAGATGAAGAAGATCTTTCATTATGTACGTTTGTTGATCCTGGAAAGATAGACTACGGGCCAATACTCAGAAAAATTTTAACAATTATTGAGAAGGAAGGATAA
- a CDS encoding outer membrane lipoprotein-sorting protein, with protein sequence MKNATQCFNRFLLLTLLTFTQSTYAVDIASILNKVDQLYRAQTSISNISMKIETPNWQRTLNMTIWTKGLELTFVTIHSPKKDQGISTLKRDNEMWNYFPKINKVMKVPPSMMMGSWMGSDLTNDDLVKENTYLDDYNAKLKIENDEEYLIELTPKEQTISIWGKIEIVIDKKRLIPRKQFFYDEKNTIIRTMSFLDVKNVDGREIPVRLEIVPHTEQKTGHKTTITYENISFNPPIPPETFTRSNLQKRR encoded by the coding sequence ATGAAAAATGCAACGCAATGTTTTAATCGATTTCTTTTATTAACTCTCCTTACATTTACTCAATCAACATATGCAGTAGACATTGCGAGTATCTTAAATAAAGTTGACCAACTTTATAGGGCCCAAACAAGTATTTCAAATATATCCATGAAAATAGAAACTCCAAACTGGCAAAGAACCTTAAACATGACAATTTGGACCAAGGGACTTGAACTTACTTTTGTCACCATACACTCTCCTAAAAAAGATCAGGGAATTTCTACTCTTAAACGTGATAATGAGATGTGGAATTATTTTCCAAAAATAAATAAAGTGATGAAAGTTCCACCCTCTATGATGATGGGGTCTTGGATGGGATCTGATTTAACAAATGATGACTTGGTCAAAGAAAACACATATCTGGATGATTACAACGCAAAGCTAAAAATTGAAAATGACGAAGAATATTTAATCGAGTTAACTCCAAAGGAGCAAACAATTTCGATATGGGGAAAAATTGAGATTGTCATTGATAAAAAAAGACTGATACCAAGAAAACAATTTTTTTATGATGAGAAAAATACCATTATAAGAACGATGAGTTTTCTTGATGTTAAAAATGTAGATGGACGCGAAATACCGGTGAGACTTGAAATTGTTCCTCACACAGAGCAAAAGACCGGTCATAAAACGACAATTACCTATGAAAATATATCCTTTAATCCACCTATTCCTCCAGAAACCTTTACAAGAAGCAATTTGCAAAAGAGGAGATGA